Proteins from a genomic interval of Panthera uncia isolate 11264 chromosome C1 unlocalized genomic scaffold, Puncia_PCG_1.0 HiC_scaffold_4, whole genome shotgun sequence:
- the TMEM200B gene encoding transmembrane protein 200B, producing the protein MTAGSPGDCGEVRRSPEGRVSRLGRRLGRRRRPRSPPEPLRVRARLRLRSPSGAFAALGALVVLVGMGIAVAGYWPHRAGAPGPRAANASAPPLSELRREGRGAGRAHGPHERLRLLGPVVMGVGLFVFICANTLLYENRDLETRRLRQGVLRAQALRPPDGAGWDCALLPSPGPRTPRAIGRAEPESWDLSPRRGTSPVPSVRSLRSEPANPRLGLPALLNSYPLKGPGLPPPWGPRTQTGHVIITVQPSGSCIEHSKSLDLGLGELLLGAPAARDCAHRSWPRLDRLSLGGYAKLGGGGDLGARV; encoded by the coding sequence ATGACGGCTGGGAGCCCTGGAGACTGCGGGGAGGTGCGCAGGAGCCCCGAGGGCCGTGTCTCTCGCCTGGGCCGCCGCCTGGGCCGCCGCCGGCGCCCGCGCTCCCCGCCCGAACCTCTGCGGGTGCGGGCACGGCTGCGGCTGCGCTCGCCGTCGGGGGCGTTCGCGGCGCTGGGGGCGCTCGTGGTACTGGTGGGCATGGGCATCGCCGTGGCCGGCTACTGGCCGCACCGCGCCGGCGCCCCAGGGCCGCGCGCTGCCAATGCCAGCGCGCCCCCCCTGAGCGAGCTGCGACGCGAGGGTCGCGGCGCCGGCCGGGCCCACGGCCCGCACGAGCGGCTGCGGCTCCTCGGGCCGGTGGTCATGGGCGTCGGCCTGTTCGTGTTCATCTGCGCCAACACGCTACTCTACGAGAACCGCGACTTGGAGACGCGACGGCTTCGCCAGGGGGTGCTGCGGGCTCAGGCGCTCCGCCCTCCTGACGGCGCCGGCTGGGACTgcgccctcctccccagccccggaCCCAGGACTCCCCGAGCCATAGGCCGCGCAGAGCCAGAAAGTTGGGACCTGTCCCCGCGTCGGGGTACCTCACCCGTCCCGTCAGTGCGGAGTCTGCGTTCAGAGCCTGCTAATCCTCGCTTAGGGTTACCTGCCCTGCTCAACAGTTACCCTCTGAAGGGCCCAGGGCTGCCCCCACCCTGGGGTCCACGGACCCAGACTGGCCATGTGATTATCACCGTGCAGCCCTCTGGTTCCTGCATCGAACATTCCAAGTCTCTGGATCTGGGCCTTGGGGAGCTCCTACTTGGGGCCCCGGCAGCTCGAGACTGTGCTCACCGGAGCTGGCCACGGCTGGACCGCCTCAGTCTGGGGGGTTATGCCAagttgggaggaggaggggacttGGGAGCCCGGGTTTGA